A stretch of Bradyrhizobium sp. CCBAU 53338 DNA encodes these proteins:
- a CDS encoding NUDIX hydrolase: MARAPVMAAGGIVLRRGDTPLIAIVRQRKRNEWVLPKGKLDDGETPKEAAHREVLEETGHDVAMHEFLGTMAYQSGGRSKVVHFWRMEADGGPVRKLMNDVKSVDWLTLDDALARLSREYERAFLTQVGPIAIAAAGLATSPAPEPAPTLAADDIDAALQTLTPAEAASVDELRHGLLQKVKAWLRGEA, encoded by the coding sequence ATGGCGCGGGCGCCGGTGATGGCGGCGGGAGGTATTGTGCTGCGGCGTGGCGACACGCCGCTGATCGCCATCGTGCGCCAGCGCAAGCGCAATGAATGGGTTTTGCCCAAGGGCAAGCTCGACGACGGCGAAACGCCGAAGGAGGCCGCGCACCGGGAGGTGCTGGAGGAGACCGGCCACGACGTCGCCATGCACGAATTCCTGGGCACGATGGCCTATCAGTCGGGCGGGCGCTCGAAGGTTGTGCATTTCTGGCGGATGGAAGCCGATGGCGGCCCCGTTCGCAAGCTGATGAACGACGTCAAGTCGGTCGACTGGCTGACACTCGATGACGCGCTCGCGCGTCTGTCTCGCGAATATGAACGCGCCTTTCTCACCCAGGTCGGCCCGATCGCGATCGCGGCGGCCGGCCTCGCGACGTCGCCAGCGCCGGAGCCGGCGCCAACGCTCGCGGCCGACGATATCGATGCGGCCTTGCAGACGCTCACACCGGCGGAAGCCGCCTCCGTCGATGAGTTGCGGCACGGGTTGTTGCAGAAGGTAAAGGCCTGGCTGCGCGGCGAGGCGTAA
- a CDS encoding FecR domain-containing protein, whose amino-acid sequence MVAWRRFVFVLPLLALPLAGADSACASEAIELAQVQAQAQPQAQSTTAPSPALSASPAPAADVQATTVEPIGNVATVTGIATVIRDKNSYPLKVRDDIYLNDVVQTSSNSSLGITFNDATTFNLSASAKITIDTYVYEDGGKQNSAIFDIGKGTVAFVAAAVARTGDMKIATPTATLGIRGTTGVVDVPENAAATSAGNVNIKLYPDADGRVGHIDVNDRASGTRLGSLTQAASGFAIRPGAGGPGGMRFAAVPITIPPQQIARDRGFVSQVHAAQTTGRQIVTEQRDFRRANPAAVSRIPRPAQPPQQRQLRPNPAPNQQQPQRPNGRRGQDNRPGQQQPGAAPNRQGTPAGTQQPQRQGGAVQPGTPRPGQNQQRPGQQQGAGRPAAQPRTGLQPGTQSGVQPQQGAAPRQPGLQRLPGALRPAAPRKPALAPAPKEKKKR is encoded by the coding sequence ATGGTGGCTTGGCGCCGCTTCGTGTTCGTTTTGCCGCTGCTGGCGCTTCCGCTGGCCGGCGCGGACAGCGCGTGCGCATCCGAAGCAATCGAGCTCGCACAAGTCCAGGCACAAGCGCAGCCGCAGGCCCAATCGACGACGGCGCCCTCTCCCGCGCTATCGGCCTCGCCAGCGCCGGCCGCCGATGTGCAGGCGACCACCGTCGAGCCGATCGGCAACGTCGCCACCGTGACGGGGATCGCGACCGTGATCCGCGACAAGAATTCCTATCCGCTGAAGGTGCGCGACGACATCTATCTCAACGACGTCGTGCAGACGTCCTCGAACTCCTCGCTTGGCATCACCTTCAACGACGCCACCACGTTCAACCTCTCCGCCAGCGCCAAGATCACCATCGACACCTATGTCTATGAGGACGGCGGCAAGCAGAATTCGGCGATCTTCGACATCGGCAAGGGCACGGTCGCCTTCGTCGCCGCAGCCGTGGCCAGGACCGGCGACATGAAGATCGCGACGCCGACCGCGACGCTCGGCATTCGCGGCACCACCGGCGTCGTCGACGTGCCCGAGAACGCGGCCGCGACCAGCGCCGGCAACGTCAACATCAAGCTCTATCCCGATGCCGACGGCCGCGTCGGCCACATCGACGTCAACGACCGCGCCAGCGGCACGCGGCTCGGCTCGCTGACGCAAGCCGCGAGCGGCTTTGCGATCCGGCCAGGTGCCGGCGGCCCGGGCGGCATGCGCTTCGCCGCAGTACCGATCACGATTCCGCCGCAGCAGATCGCGCGCGACCGCGGCTTCGTCAGCCAGGTGCACGCCGCACAGACCACCGGCCGCCAGATCGTGACCGAGCAACGCGACTTCCGCCGCGCCAACCCGGCCGCAGTGAGCCGGATTCCGCGACCGGCGCAGCCGCCGCAGCAACGGCAATTGCGTCCGAACCCGGCACCGAACCAACAGCAGCCGCAGCGGCCGAACGGTCGGCGCGGTCAGGACAACCGTCCGGGCCAGCAGCAGCCGGGTGCCGCGCCGAACCGTCAGGGAACGCCTGCGGGCACGCAGCAGCCGCAGCGCCAAGGCGGCGCCGTACAGCCGGGCACGCCACGCCCGGGACAGAATCAACAGCGGCCCGGTCAACAGCAGGGTGCCGGACGGCCGGCCGCCCAGCCACGCACTGGATTGCAGCCCGGCACGCAGTCGGGCGTCCAGCCGCAACAAGGCGCTGCGCCGCGCCAGCCTGGCTTGCAACGCCTGCCCGGCGCGCTACGCCCCGCCGCGCCGCGCAAGCCCGCCCTGGCTCCGGCACCGAAGGAAAAGAAAAAGCGATAG
- a CDS encoding DUF2147 domain-containing protein — protein MNKLTIAAAALFLASSAAAHAGNSLSFQIDGQRIRIETPRNCASLDCVTIVAPGLSNKPIRLNNINLNGLGSKDDDDTTPPATTATPAPAPVQQQPAQAAPVQAAAPTAPAVVPAAPAPTVAAAPSVDTTTQPAPVAAPAPVAVPAPVAAAPAPAPAPAPVQAANTPIGVWATEENKGNVRVEQCGTNLCGYAEKTNERILINMKPDGAKWSGRIHDPNSGRNYDSTIAMKGPNAMRVQGCAFGGMFCGGQTWKRVS, from the coding sequence ATGAACAAGCTCACCATAGCCGCCGCCGCGCTCTTCCTGGCCTCGAGCGCTGCCGCGCATGCCGGCAATTCGCTCTCGTTCCAGATCGACGGCCAGCGCATCCGCATCGAGACGCCGCGCAACTGCGCCTCGCTCGATTGCGTCACCATCGTGGCGCCGGGCCTGTCGAACAAGCCGATCAGGCTCAACAACATCAACCTCAACGGCCTTGGCTCCAAGGACGATGACGACACCACGCCGCCGGCAACGACGGCCACCCCCGCGCCGGCTCCGGTGCAGCAGCAGCCCGCTCAGGCTGCGCCAGTGCAGGCCGCCGCGCCGACCGCACCCGCTGTCGTGCCCGCCGCCCCTGCCCCGACCGTTGCCGCCGCACCGTCCGTCGACACGACCACGCAGCCTGCGCCGGTTGCAGCCCCCGCTCCTGTTGCTGTCCCCGCACCCGTTGCCGCTGCGCCGGCACCGGCACCGGCGCCGGCTCCCGTGCAGGCGGCGAACACACCGATCGGCGTGTGGGCGACCGAGGAGAACAAGGGCAACGTCCGCGTCGAACAGTGCGGCACCAATCTCTGCGGCTATGCCGAGAAGACCAACGAACGGATCCTGATCAACATGAAGCCCGATGGCGCCAAGTGGAGCGGCCGCATCCACGATCCGAACTCCGGCCGCAACTACGACTCGACGATCGCGATGAAGGGCCCGAACGCGATGCGCGTGCAGGGCTGCGCCTTCGGCGGCATGTTCTGCGGCGGCCAGACCTGGAAGCGCGTGAGCTGA
- a CDS encoding extensin family protein, with product MTRGVRLYLVGSIVLVSLAGCGRGFFQAEREPWRAEAEAACLKSGAVKESADIVRIDPISGPGMCGAEFPLKVAAIGEPSASYGFADEDLRPPGSIGNQPRWPVRQPQSNYPASGYPQRSNYPESAVRQPAGYGASSGPVSLSAPGVAPQEDEIDLPPEGTDAAGAARYMNAPSYPARQPGPGPYSQAPAQPQLPRLGPAQGNPVTAVGPVAVKPTATLACPIVSELDRWFADTVQPSAMRWFGARVVEIKQISAYSCRGMNGNPHAHISEHAFGNALDVAAFTLADGRRITVKDGWHGMPEEQGFLRDVQSGACAHFTTVLAPGSNAYHYDHIHVDLMRRASRRLICQPAAVSGEEVAARAQRRNPYANSRDPYVTGSLGARKGKHDKVNEEDEFSDE from the coding sequence ATGACGCGCGGAGTTCGTTTGTATCTCGTCGGCTCCATCGTCCTCGTTTCGCTCGCGGGTTGCGGACGCGGCTTCTTCCAGGCCGAACGCGAACCGTGGCGGGCCGAGGCCGAAGCGGCGTGCCTGAAATCAGGCGCCGTGAAAGAGAGCGCCGACATCGTCCGGATCGATCCGATCTCCGGTCCCGGCATGTGCGGAGCCGAGTTCCCGCTGAAGGTCGCCGCCATCGGCGAACCCTCCGCCAGCTACGGTTTCGCCGACGAAGATCTGCGACCACCAGGCAGCATCGGCAACCAGCCGCGTTGGCCGGTGCGGCAGCCGCAATCGAACTATCCGGCATCCGGCTATCCGCAGCGATCGAACTATCCTGAAAGCGCGGTGCGCCAGCCCGCCGGCTATGGCGCATCTTCGGGTCCGGTGTCGCTCAGCGCACCCGGCGTGGCGCCGCAGGAAGACGAGATCGATTTGCCGCCCGAGGGCACGGACGCCGCAGGCGCTGCGCGCTACATGAATGCGCCGAGCTATCCGGCGCGTCAGCCCGGTCCCGGGCCGTATTCGCAAGCGCCTGCGCAACCGCAATTGCCGCGGCTGGGTCCCGCGCAAGGCAATCCCGTCACCGCCGTCGGTCCGGTCGCGGTGAAGCCGACTGCGACGCTCGCCTGTCCAATCGTGTCCGAGCTCGACCGCTGGTTCGCCGACACCGTGCAGCCCTCGGCGATGCGCTGGTTCGGCGCCCGCGTGGTCGAGATCAAGCAGATCTCCGCCTATTCCTGCCGCGGCATGAACGGCAATCCGCACGCCCATATCTCCGAGCACGCCTTCGGCAACGCGCTCGATGTCGCCGCCTTCACGCTCGCCGACGGCCGCCGCATCACCGTGAAGGACGGCTGGCACGGCATGCCGGAAGAGCAGGGGTTCTTGCGCGACGTCCAGTCGGGCGCGTGCGCGCATTTCACCACGGTGCTGGCGCCGGGCTCGAACGCCTATCACTACGATCACATTCACGTCGACCTGATGCGTCGCGCCAGCCGCCGCCTGATCTGCCAGCCGGCCGCAGTCTCCGGCGAAGAGGTGGCCGCGCGCGCGCAGCGGCGCAATCCGTACGCGAATTCGCGCGATCCCTACGTGACCGGCTCGCTCGGTGCGCGCAAGGGCAAGCACGACAAGGTCAACGAGGAAGACGAGTTCTCGGACGAATAG
- a CDS encoding M20 family metallopeptidase — translation MQMSVTPPYSDLEQRVLSRITEERWLELASELIRTGQPRSGNPLDPDLPPAEEEAISMLVAGKLEALGMEVTKHSAQPHRPNVLGVLKGRDGAPSLILNDHLDTYPAVEPHKWHMTDFDPFKATRHGDRLYARGTSDTRGNLAASLLAVQALIEEGVRFEGTLMCCYTVDEERNGTEGSIYMLNKVGLTADYEITAEPTAWGDVSGDWGMNLSVANSGHCLVEVTVEGIKSHIWRPDISVNAIMEAAKLLPKLKEMAFTHVPSKFMGHTPPCCSVVRIRGGLPGEMQFSPDACTITLAVVGIVPGMTLDSVISDIERLGQATFAGVNDVKVVVRQVPGSLFVNATEPVPIEEEPCRSLRAVYRRLLGREPGVNRKNAFNDTIRFREAGINAVTFGPGEDGWAVDNENISITKSVMATRIYALTIMQILGVRT, via the coding sequence ATGCAGATGTCTGTCACCCCGCCTTATTCCGATCTCGAGCAGCGCGTGCTGTCGCGCATCACGGAAGAGCGCTGGCTCGAACTGGCGTCGGAACTGATCCGCACCGGCCAGCCGCGCTCCGGCAATCCGCTCGATCCCGACCTGCCGCCCGCCGAGGAAGAGGCGATCTCCATGCTGGTCGCCGGCAAGCTCGAAGCTCTCGGCATGGAAGTGACAAAACACAGCGCGCAGCCGCACCGGCCGAACGTGCTCGGCGTGCTGAAGGGACGCGACGGCGCGCCCTCGCTGATCCTCAACGATCATCTCGACACCTATCCGGCCGTCGAGCCTCACAAATGGCACATGACGGATTTCGATCCGTTCAAGGCGACGCGTCACGGCGACCGGCTCTATGCGCGCGGCACCTCCGACACGCGCGGCAATCTCGCGGCATCGCTGCTCGCGGTGCAGGCGTTGATCGAAGAGGGCGTGAGGTTCGAGGGCACCTTGATGTGCTGCTACACCGTCGACGAGGAGCGCAACGGCACCGAGGGCTCCATCTACATGCTGAACAAGGTCGGCCTGACCGCCGACTACGAGATCACCGCCGAGCCGACGGCGTGGGGCGACGTATCAGGCGATTGGGGCATGAACCTCTCGGTCGCCAATTCCGGCCATTGCCTTGTCGAGGTCACGGTCGAGGGCATCAAGTCGCACATCTGGCGGCCCGACATCAGCGTCAACGCCATCATGGAGGCGGCCAAGCTGCTGCCGAAGCTGAAGGAGATGGCGTTCACTCACGTGCCCAGCAAATTCATGGGGCACACGCCGCCATGCTGCTCGGTGGTGCGCATCCGCGGCGGCCTGCCCGGCGAGATGCAGTTCTCCCCCGATGCCTGCACCATCACGCTCGCGGTGGTCGGCATCGTGCCGGGCATGACGCTGGACAGCGTGATCTCCGACATCGAGCGCCTCGGGCAGGCGACGTTCGCGGGCGTCAACGACGTCAAGGTCGTGGTGCGCCAGGTGCCCGGTTCGCTGTTCGTCAACGCAACCGAGCCGGTGCCAATCGAGGAGGAGCCCTGCCGCTCCTTGCGCGCGGTCTACCGGCGCCTGCTGGGCCGCGAGCCCGGCGTCAACCGCAAGAACGCCTTCAACGACACCATCCGTTTCCGCGAGGCCGGCATCAACGCGGTGACCTTCGGTCCCGGCGAGGACGGCTGGGCCGTCGACAACGAGAACATCTCGATCACCAAGTCGGTGATGGCGACGCGGATCTATGCGCTGACCATCATGCAGATCCTGGGAGTTCGCACATGA
- a CDS encoding ABC transporter permease yields MSVEASPMAIPISADRTRRGTLRLRLPKVSRSVLLSALTIVVLLAAWIVVTEMGWANELFLPKPQAVWAAFIKTMTKGYQGATLLQHLGASLYRILVAFSLACLIGIPLGVLMGVSRNARALLNPLIEFYRPLPPLGLYTLLVMWLGIGESSKLSLLFLAGLPGIVISTIQAVTSVDPVYVRAAQSLGATRRHLLFHVYLPAAGPLILAGMRISLGFTYTVLVAAEIVAASAGIGWMIWDAAKFLLSDVVIMGLIVLGLTGVVLDLIMRGIAKLLMPWA; encoded by the coding sequence ATGAGCGTCGAGGCTAGCCCCATGGCCATTCCGATCTCGGCCGATCGCACGCGGCGGGGCACGCTGCGATTGAGACTGCCGAAGGTCTCGCGATCCGTTCTGCTCTCGGCGCTCACCATCGTCGTGCTGCTCGCGGCATGGATCGTCGTCACGGAGATGGGCTGGGCCAACGAGCTCTTTCTGCCGAAGCCGCAGGCGGTGTGGGCCGCGTTCATCAAGACGATGACCAAGGGGTATCAGGGCGCGACGCTGCTTCAGCACCTCGGCGCCAGCCTCTATCGCATCCTCGTCGCCTTCTCCCTGGCCTGCCTGATCGGCATCCCGCTTGGTGTTCTCATGGGCGTCTCGCGCAATGCGCGCGCACTGCTCAATCCGCTGATCGAGTTTTACCGGCCGTTGCCGCCGCTCGGACTCTATACGCTGCTGGTGATGTGGCTCGGCATCGGCGAGAGCTCGAAGCTGTCGCTGCTGTTTCTCGCCGGCCTGCCGGGCATCGTGATCTCGACGATCCAGGCCGTCACCAGCGTCGATCCCGTCTATGTGCGCGCCGCGCAATCGCTCGGCGCGACACGGCGCCATCTGCTGTTCCACGTGTATCTGCCGGCGGCGGGCCCTCTGATCCTTGCGGGCATGCGTATCTCGCTCGGCTTCACCTACACCGTTCTGGTCGCCGCCGAGATCGTCGCGGCCTCCGCGGGCATCGGCTGGATGATCTGGGATGCCGCCAAGTTCCTGCTGTCCGACGTCGTGATCATGGGCCTGATCGTGCTGGGCCTCACCGGCGTCGTGCTCGACCTGATTATGCGCGGCATCGCCAAGCTTCTGATGCCGTGGGCCTGA
- a CDS encoding ABC transporter substrate-binding protein, producing MMKRLVATIALATLALTTTVRAEDKPAKITVGYLNLVNAQLVTKHLGLLAKEMPGVDIKYVKVGGGGDMLRAIAGNDVDFGGLGNPPTAIGVTRALPIKGIFVVNMLDYVEAMVVRTDKNITSLKDLKGKTVAAPFGSTTHYLLLQALKDEGVDPASMKILDLAPSDIAAAWLRGDIDAAWFWEPNLDKAVKNGGKILITSGEMAKRGYPTWDIGVVMNAFADKYPSYVEKFLKAECEGIDFWLKNPAKTAEIIAEELSLPLEDATRMMKGTGMVPCNKQLTGEYLGSSVKKGKFVDTLVATADFLVKQERLPKLLPRADFEAFIQPTYLEKIIGH from the coding sequence ATGATGAAGAGACTCGTTGCCACGATCGCACTTGCCACGCTGGCGCTCACGACGACGGTTCGCGCCGAGGACAAGCCGGCCAAGATCACGGTCGGCTATCTGAACCTGGTGAACGCGCAACTCGTGACGAAGCATCTCGGCCTGCTCGCCAAGGAGATGCCGGGCGTCGACATCAAATACGTCAAGGTCGGCGGCGGCGGCGACATGCTGCGCGCGATCGCCGGCAACGACGTCGACTTTGGCGGTCTCGGCAATCCGCCGACCGCGATCGGCGTGACACGCGCGCTGCCGATCAAGGGCATCTTCGTCGTCAACATGCTCGACTATGTCGAGGCGATGGTGGTCCGCACCGACAAGAACATCACCTCGCTCAAGGACCTCAAGGGCAAGACCGTCGCCGCGCCGTTCGGCTCGACCACGCATTATCTGCTGCTTCAGGCGCTGAAGGACGAGGGTGTCGATCCCGCCTCGATGAAGATCCTGGACCTCGCCCCCTCGGATATCGCAGCGGCCTGGCTGCGCGGCGACATCGATGCCGCCTGGTTCTGGGAGCCGAATCTCGACAAGGCCGTGAAGAACGGCGGCAAGATCCTCATCACCTCGGGCGAGATGGCCAAACGCGGCTACCCGACCTGGGACATCGGCGTCGTCATGAATGCGTTCGCGGACAAATATCCCTCCTATGTCGAGAAGTTCCTCAAGGCCGAATGCGAGGGGATCGATTTCTGGCTGAAGAATCCGGCGAAGACGGCCGAGATCATCGCCGAAGAGCTGTCGCTGCCGCTCGAGGATGCGACGCGCATGATGAAGGGCACCGGGATGGTTCCCTGCAACAAGCAGCTCACCGGGGAGTATCTCGGTTCATCCGTGAAGAAGGGCAAGTTCGTCGATACGCTGGTGGCGACCGCCGACTTCCTGGTGAAGCAGGAGCGCCTGCCGAAGCTGCTGCCGCGCGCCGACTTCGAGGCGTTCATCCAGCCCACCTATCTCGAGAAAATCATCGGCCACTGA
- a CDS encoding amidase family protein, whose product MTAMDISPSHLRAAYRSGALKPSDVAAHVLSRLADADQSGVWISKAQPEKVMAAARAMDARVGEIERLPLYGLIVSVKDCIDVAGEQTSSACPEFAYVAKDTSPVVADAIAAGAIYIGKTNMDQFATGLVGVRSPYGIARNPHNPDYIPGGSSSGAAVSVASGTSSFAFGTDTGGSGRVPASYCGVTGFKPAPGAFSQRGMVYACRSFDTISLYTQTPGDGYDVYRVLARRDPEDCFSPDDFAGWREQASPARPLRIATPRQDQLRFFGNAETERLFGDGLHKLRQLDMSIASADFSPFTSINDLMFFGPFLAERDVSVGAFLDANPDAGVRIVRDLVIGSRKFTAADTYRALYEVREVQRMLRDFWQIHDALVVPTVGTVLSIDDVARDPLTANFNNGYYTNYANPLGLAAIAVPNAVTGAGVPYGVTFLAPAGRERLLTDLACAFMGAAARS is encoded by the coding sequence ATGACCGCCATGGATATCTCGCCCAGCCATCTCCGCGCCGCTTATCGCAGCGGCGCGCTGAAGCCGTCCGATGTTGCCGCGCATGTGTTGTCGCGGCTTGCCGACGCCGACCAGAGCGGGGTCTGGATTTCGAAAGCCCAGCCCGAGAAGGTCATGGCTGCTGCGCGTGCGATGGATGCGCGCGTCGGTGAGATCGAGAGGCTGCCGCTCTACGGGCTGATCGTCTCGGTGAAGGACTGCATCGATGTCGCGGGCGAGCAGACCAGTTCGGCCTGTCCGGAATTCGCCTATGTCGCGAAAGACACCAGCCCGGTCGTCGCGGATGCCATCGCCGCCGGCGCGATCTACATTGGCAAGACCAATATGGACCAGTTTGCAACCGGCCTGGTTGGCGTGCGCTCGCCCTACGGCATCGCGCGCAACCCGCACAATCCCGACTACATTCCCGGCGGCTCCAGCTCCGGCGCGGCGGTGTCGGTCGCGTCCGGCACGTCGTCCTTCGCCTTCGGCACCGATACCGGCGGATCCGGCAGGGTGCCGGCGTCCTATTGCGGCGTCACCGGCTTCAAGCCGGCGCCCGGTGCGTTCAGCCAGCGCGGCATGGTCTATGCCTGCCGAAGCTTCGACACGATCTCGCTCTACACGCAGACGCCGGGCGACGGCTATGACGTCTATCGCGTACTGGCGCGACGCGATCCCGAGGACTGCTTTTCGCCTGACGATTTTGCCGGCTGGAGGGAGCAGGCATCGCCGGCGCGGCCGCTTCGGATCGCGACACCGCGTCAGGACCAGCTCAGGTTCTTCGGCAACGCGGAGACGGAGCGGCTGTTCGGCGACGGGCTTCACAAGCTGCGGCAGCTCGACATGTCGATCGCCTCTGCGGATTTTTCGCCGTTCACGTCGATCAACGACCTGATGTTCTTTGGGCCGTTCCTCGCCGAGCGCGATGTTTCGGTCGGCGCCTTTCTCGACGCCAATCCGGATGCGGGCGTCAGGATCGTGCGGGATCTCGTCATCGGCAGCCGGAAGTTTACGGCGGCTGACACCTATCGCGCGCTCTATGAGGTCAGGGAAGTCCAGCGCATGCTCCGTGACTTCTGGCAGATCCACGACGCGCTGGTCGTGCCGACGGTCGGAACCGTGCTCAGCATCGACGATGTCGCGCGGGATCCGCTGACCGCCAATTTCAACAACGGCTACTACACCAACTACGCCAATCCGCTCGGGCTTGCCGCGATCGCGGTCCCGAACGCGGTGACCGGGGCCGGCGTGCCCTATGGTGTCACGTTTCTGGCGCCGGCGGGACGGGAACGCCTGCTCACCGACCTCGCCTGCGCATTCATGGGAGCCGCAGCCCGTTCCTGA
- a CDS encoding Crp/Fnr family transcriptional regulator, translated as MGRSHAHEVADPGEPSGEPCAEVQRAGTGRYVLKALGKADLDLVMRTGRQATYQNREYLLREGEPANGVHVILSGIVESTHAGTQGRELMLATWEAGDFVGAPYILGDHRHSWSARALGRVEALHLDQIAIRTLIAQSPSFAVALIECLGFKGETYSMLAQTLAGQKAAERLVLLLVKLCENAAQDENGPISLGRITQANLARMIGATRQSISLILSRLQDDGIISTGPTKMVVNDLAALRKQVSD; from the coding sequence GTGGGGCGCAGTCATGCGCATGAGGTGGCCGATCCAGGTGAGCCTTCAGGCGAGCCATGCGCCGAGGTGCAAAGGGCCGGGACCGGACGTTATGTGCTGAAGGCGCTGGGCAAGGCCGATCTCGACCTGGTGATGCGGACCGGCCGGCAGGCCACCTACCAGAACCGCGAATATCTGTTGCGGGAGGGGGAGCCCGCGAACGGCGTCCACGTCATTCTGAGCGGAATCGTCGAAAGCACCCATGCCGGCACGCAGGGACGCGAACTGATGCTGGCGACCTGGGAGGCGGGCGACTTCGTCGGCGCGCCCTACATCCTCGGCGATCACCGCCATAGCTGGTCGGCCCGCGCGCTCGGGCGGGTCGAGGCACTGCATCTCGACCAGATTGCAATCCGCACGCTGATTGCACAGTCGCCATCGTTCGCGGTTGCGCTGATCGAGTGCCTCGGCTTCAAAGGCGAGACCTATTCGATGCTGGCGCAGACGCTGGCGGGACAGAAAGCGGCCGAACGGCTGGTGCTGCTGCTGGTGAAGCTGTGCGAAAACGCCGCGCAAGACGAGAACGGACCGATTTCGCTCGGCCGCATCACGCAAGCCAATCTCGCGCGCATGATCGGCGCGACACGGCAGTCGATCAGCCTGATCCTCAGTCGCCTGCAGGACGACGGCATCATCTCGACCGGCCCGACCAAAATGGTCGTCAACGATCTCGCGGCGTTGAGGAAGCAGGTCAGCGACTAG
- a CDS encoding helix-turn-helix transcriptional regulator has protein sequence MNDAATMTGIDFERIVDRIHEAATAPELWPDVLEEVAHAAGAHGMVMITSDTDQWAGVWNGVVTSPSIQEAFSAFMSEGLSSRTETTPRLLARDHPGFVSEQDVFSLEEWERDPYREWNKKWGFEHACATAVHSPSGELIVFHMERLAGRPAFSRQDLEFLDRFRPHLARAALLSTRWRLTRMRAATEALALVGLPALAIARSGRVLAANALIEGMTEVLRWLPRDRVAIRDEAADTLLRAGLTQLGSPLNKAVCSFAARGANDQERLVFHLVSMPGEARDLFDGAVGLLVVTPVTTPQAPSLALIRGLFDLTPSEARVARGIAQGQTMGDIAAHHGLSRETIRTQIKAVLAKTGTRNQKSAAALFGAIPKVPLND, from the coding sequence ATGAATGACGCGGCGACGATGACAGGTATCGATTTCGAGCGCATTGTGGATCGCATCCATGAAGCCGCGACGGCTCCGGAGCTGTGGCCGGACGTTCTGGAAGAGGTCGCGCATGCCGCTGGTGCGCATGGCATGGTCATGATCACCTCGGACACCGATCAATGGGCCGGCGTCTGGAACGGCGTCGTGACGTCGCCGTCGATCCAGGAGGCATTCTCGGCGTTCATGAGCGAGGGCCTGTCCAGTCGTACGGAGACGACACCCAGGCTCCTGGCGCGGGATCACCCCGGCTTCGTCAGCGAACAGGACGTCTTTTCGCTGGAAGAATGGGAACGCGACCCATATCGGGAGTGGAACAAGAAATGGGGCTTCGAGCACGCCTGCGCGACCGCCGTCCACAGCCCCTCCGGTGAGCTCATTGTTTTTCACATGGAGAGATTGGCCGGCCGGCCCGCGTTTTCACGGCAGGATCTCGAATTCCTCGACCGGTTTCGTCCCCACCTCGCGCGGGCGGCTCTATTGTCGACGCGCTGGCGCCTCACCCGGATGCGGGCGGCGACCGAGGCGCTGGCGCTCGTCGGTCTGCCGGCGCTCGCGATTGCGCGCTCCGGGCGGGTCCTGGCGGCGAACGCCTTGATCGAAGGCATGACGGAGGTCTTGCGCTGGTTGCCCAGAGACCGGGTCGCGATCAGGGACGAGGCGGCTGATACCCTGCTGCGCGCCGGCCTGACTCAACTCGGGTCGCCGCTCAACAAAGCCGTGTGTTCCTTTGCCGCGCGCGGCGCAAACGACCAGGAACGGCTGGTCTTCCATCTCGTTTCGATGCCGGGCGAGGCGCGCGATCTCTTCGATGGGGCCGTCGGCCTCCTCGTCGTAACGCCGGTGACGACGCCCCAGGCGCCGAGTCTTGCGTTGATTCGTGGTCTTTTCGATCTCACCCCGAGCGAGGCGCGCGTTGCGCGCGGAATCGCACAAGGACAGACCATGGGCGACATTGCGGCACATCACGGCTTGAGCCGCGAGACGATACGCACGCAAATCAAGGCGGTCCTCGCCAAGACCGGCACGCGCAACCAGAAGAGCGCAGCCGCGCTCTTCGGTGCAATTCCCAAAGTGCCACTGAACGATTGA
- a CDS encoding DUF6665 family protein produces MSRDLRPPVDILHYEIVQEQASALGRMGRALEQALAQLREFDATHALAETPAAMQPARRKLVMEAGQALWMFVVQREATGLRDSRHIMRTYSVPAEVQRCMGLAPAPSKRTST; encoded by the coding sequence ATGTCCCGAGATCTTCGCCCGCCGGTCGATATCCTTCACTATGAAATCGTCCAGGAGCAAGCCTCAGCGCTTGGACGAATGGGTCGCGCGCTCGAACAGGCGCTCGCGCAATTGCGCGAATTCGACGCCACCCACGCGCTGGCGGAAACGCCGGCCGCAATGCAGCCGGCGAGGCGCAAGCTGGTGATGGAAGCCGGCCAGGCACTGTGGATGTTCGTCGTGCAACGCGAGGCAACCGGCCTGCGCGACAGCCGCCATATCATGCGAACCTACAGCGTCCCGGCCGAGGTGCAACGCTGCATGGGACTCGCTCCCGCACCGTCGAAGCGGACCTCGACCTGA